A portion of the Bacillus thuringiensis genome contains these proteins:
- the ftsH gene encoding ATP-dependent zinc metalloprotease FtsH translates to MNRIFRNTIFYLLIFLVVIGIVSYFNGSTQKTTSVSYDKFITKLESGEVRNVQLQPKNGVFEVKGQFNNSSQGEQFVTYAPNTEELQKKINDKAKGAEVKYQPAEETSAWVTFFTSIIPFVIIFILFFFLLNQAQGGGSRVMNFGKSKAKLYNDEKKKVRFRDVAGADEEKQELVEVVEFLKDPRKFSEVGARIPKGVLLVGPPGTGKTLLARAVAGEAGVPFFSISGSDFVEMFVGVGASRVRDLFENAKKNAPCIIFIDEIDAVGRQRGAGLGGGHDEREQTLNQLLVEMDGFGANEGIIIIAATNRPDILDPALLRPGRFDRQITVDRPDVNGREAVLKVHARNKPLDEHINLRAIATRTPGFSGADLENLLNEAALVAARRDKKKIDMSDIDEATDRVIAGPAKKSRVISEKERNIVAFHEAGHTVIGVVLDEADVVHKVTIVPRGQAGGYAVMLPKEDRYFMTKPELLDKITGLLGGRVAEEIVFGEASTGAHNDFQRATGIARRMVTEFGMSDKLGPMQFGSSQGGQVFLGRDFHSEQNYSDAIAHEIDVEMQTIIKDCYARAKQILTEKRDKLDIIAKTLLEVETLDAEQINHLYDYGRLPERPTSSDDVKVNINMKKDDEDKEDKEDK, encoded by the coding sequence ATGAATCGTATCTTCCGTAATACCATCTTTTATTTACTGATATTCTTAGTAGTAATTGGAATCGTGAGCTATTTTAATGGTTCGACACAAAAAACGACATCAGTTAGCTACGACAAATTCATTACTAAACTAGAAAGCGGTGAAGTGCGTAATGTGCAACTTCAACCGAAAAATGGTGTATTTGAGGTAAAAGGACAATTCAATAACTCTAGCCAAGGAGAACAATTTGTTACTTATGCACCAAATACTGAGGAATTACAAAAGAAAATCAATGATAAAGCGAAAGGTGCCGAAGTTAAGTATCAACCAGCAGAAGAAACAAGTGCTTGGGTAACATTCTTTACTTCAATCATTCCGTTTGTCATCATCTTCATTTTATTCTTCTTCTTATTAAACCAAGCTCAAGGCGGCGGTAGCCGTGTTATGAACTTCGGGAAAAGTAAGGCGAAGTTATATAATGATGAAAAGAAAAAAGTTCGTTTCAGAGATGTTGCTGGGGCGGATGAAGAGAAACAAGAACTTGTTGAGGTAGTTGAATTCTTAAAAGACCCTCGTAAGTTTTCTGAAGTTGGTGCCCGTATTCCGAAGGGTGTCCTATTAGTTGGACCTCCAGGTACAGGTAAAACTTTATTAGCACGTGCTGTTGCAGGTGAGGCTGGCGTTCCATTCTTCTCTATCAGTGGTTCTGACTTTGTAGAGATGTTTGTCGGTGTCGGTGCATCACGTGTACGTGATTTATTTGAAAATGCAAAGAAAAATGCTCCTTGTATCATTTTCATTGATGAAATTGATGCAGTAGGTCGTCAACGTGGCGCAGGTCTTGGTGGTGGTCATGATGAGCGTGAGCAAACATTGAACCAGTTACTTGTTGAAATGGATGGATTCGGTGCAAACGAAGGTATTATTATCATTGCTGCGACAAACCGTCCAGACATTCTTGACCCAGCGTTATTACGTCCAGGTCGTTTTGACCGTCAAATTACAGTAGATCGTCCAGATGTAAATGGTCGTGAAGCTGTACTGAAAGTACATGCGCGTAATAAACCGCTTGATGAGCATATTAATTTAAGAGCAATTGCGACTCGTACACCAGGATTCTCTGGTGCGGATCTTGAAAACTTATTAAACGAAGCTGCTTTAGTAGCTGCACGTCGAGATAAGAAGAAAATTGATATGAGTGATATCGATGAAGCAACGGATCGTGTTATCGCAGGTCCAGCTAAGAAAAGTCGTGTTATCTCTGAAAAAGAACGTAATATCGTTGCTTTCCATGAAGCGGGCCATACTGTAATTGGTGTTGTTCTTGATGAAGCTGATGTCGTTCATAAAGTAACAATTGTCCCTCGTGGTCAAGCTGGTGGATATGCGGTAATGCTTCCGAAGGAAGATCGTTACTTCATGACAAAGCCAGAGTTACTTGATAAAATCACTGGTTTACTTGGTGGTCGAGTAGCTGAGGAAATTGTATTTGGTGAAGCAAGTACAGGTGCTCACAACGACTTCCAACGTGCGACTGGTATTGCAAGACGTATGGTTACGGAATTCGGTATGAGTGATAAGCTTGGACCGATGCAATTTGGTAGCTCACAAGGTGGTCAAGTATTCTTAGGAAGAGACTTCCATTCAGAACAAAACTACAGTGATGCAATCGCACATGAAATTGATGTGGAAATGCAAACAATTATTAAAGACTGTTATGCTCGTGCAAAACAAATTCTTACTGAAAAACGAGATAAGCTTGATATTATCGCGAAAACGTTACTTGAAGTAGAAACATTAGATGCAGAGCAAATTAATCATTTATATGATTATGGCAGATTACCTGAGCGTCCAACATCTTCAGATGATGTGAAAGTAAACATCAATATGAAGAAAGACGATGAAGATAAAGAAGATAAAGAAGATAAGTAA